The following proteins come from a genomic window of Falsibacillus albus:
- a CDS encoding M28 family metallopeptidase, with protein MEPVKERVMGHLRYLAEEIGCRPIGTDANDAAAEYIEKVWKNAGLIVEKQEFEVPNWECEKACLILKGEQLDARANSFSAACDITGEIMPICTLEELEATPHLAGKIVLLYGELSKENFIPKGFTIYNPESHKRVIQLLEEKNPSAIITVRMEKMNDEPIFNDWDLDIPSVTISAETGLMINNCSNAAQIRLIVDSKRSPGKTRNIIGRLNGNAKEKIILTAHYDSVFKTYGAFDNASGVSIILALAEEISTRDDLHMGFEFIAFSSEEYLGLGDQIYLSNFDRTLQDGIAAINFDGIGQSLGTNNMTLMAGSLGLENLLKTIKKGFPAVQWVNPWYESNHYTFFSNGVPSIPFSCTGVSDLLHTPDDRLKWISPEKMNEVFSIALHVIENLQDKTSEWTRSADHKVVGT; from the coding sequence ATGGAACCAGTTAAGGAAAGAGTGATGGGGCATTTAAGATATTTGGCTGAGGAGATTGGGTGCCGGCCGATCGGGACTGATGCGAATGATGCTGCGGCTGAATATATCGAAAAAGTTTGGAAGAATGCTGGATTAATAGTTGAAAAACAGGAATTTGAAGTTCCGAACTGGGAATGTGAAAAAGCGTGTTTGATCCTGAAAGGTGAACAGCTGGATGCAAGAGCAAATTCGTTTTCGGCAGCATGTGATATCACTGGAGAGATAATGCCAATTTGTACGTTGGAAGAGCTTGAAGCAACCCCGCATTTAGCAGGGAAAATTGTCTTGCTTTATGGAGAGCTTTCCAAAGAAAATTTTATTCCTAAAGGCTTTACGATTTACAATCCAGAATCTCATAAGCGTGTCATCCAGCTGTTAGAAGAAAAAAATCCTTCTGCCATCATCACAGTCCGGATGGAAAAAATGAACGATGAACCCATTTTTAATGACTGGGATCTGGATATTCCCTCTGTAACGATATCAGCAGAAACAGGATTAATGATAAATAATTGTAGTAATGCAGCACAAATAAGATTGATTGTTGATAGTAAGAGAAGTCCAGGTAAAACAAGAAATATCATCGGGAGGCTAAACGGCAATGCAAAAGAGAAGATCATCCTGACTGCGCACTATGATTCCGTATTTAAGACTTACGGTGCCTTCGACAATGCTTCTGGCGTTTCAATCATCCTCGCGCTGGCCGAAGAAATCAGCACTCGGGATGACCTCCATATGGGGTTTGAGTTTATTGCATTCAGCTCTGAGGAGTACCTTGGCTTAGGGGATCAAATCTACTTGAGCAACTTTGACAGAACATTACAAGATGGGATAGCTGCCATCAATTTTGACGGGATCGGACAGTCGCTGGGCACTAATAATATGACGTTGATGGCAGGGTCACTTGGACTCGAAAATCTTTTGAAGACAATCAAGAAAGGTTTCCCGGCTGTACAATGGGTAAACCCTTGGTATGAAAGCAACCATTATACATTTTTCTCAAATGGTGTCCCAAGCATCCCATTCAGCTGTACAGGTGTTTCTGATCTACTTCATACACCGGATGATCGATTGAAATGGATCAGTCCCGAAAAAATGAATGAAGTTTTTTCAATTGCGCTTCATGTGATCGAAAATTTGCAGGACAAGACGAGTGAATGGACAAGGAGTGCAGATCATAAAGTGGTTGGCACTTGA
- a CDS encoding 2'-5' RNA ligase family protein, with translation MYWIIMLFDENTEGQIKSLWNELSNEKISFYGEKFQDARPHITLGSYKNLNKMEFIKDLEIFYDRKPRMNVTFNTVGSFLNYGTLFLQPTVTSELLQFHRLHHEGFIKYSDHANPLYLPGKWIPHCTLANKLEPDILSKAFQYCLEHSEKIAGEIVEIGLIEMSVGESKGSLDAPLVFSKKLI, from the coding sequence ATGTACTGGATCATTATGTTGTTTGATGAAAATACTGAAGGACAAATAAAATCGCTCTGGAATGAGCTTAGTAATGAGAAAATTTCTTTTTATGGAGAGAAGTTTCAGGATGCCCGTCCACACATCACGCTTGGGAGCTATAAGAATCTAAATAAAATGGAATTCATAAAAGATCTTGAAATCTTTTATGATAGGAAACCTCGTATGAACGTCACATTCAATACCGTTGGATCATTTTTAAATTATGGAACGTTATTTCTTCAACCCACTGTAACTAGTGAACTGTTGCAATTTCATCGATTGCATCATGAAGGATTCATAAAATATAGTGACCATGCGAATCCATTATATTTACCTGGTAAGTGGATCCCTCATTGTACTCTAGCAAATAAACTTGAACCCGATATACTTTCTAAAGCTTTTCAATACTGTCTGGAACACAGCGAAAAAATCGCTGGGGAGATTGTAGAGATAGGTTTGATTGAAATGTCTGTTGGAGAGAGTAAAGGGAGTTTAGATGCACCTTTAGTTTTTTCAAAGAAATTAATCTAA
- a CDS encoding alpha/beta hydrolase produces MDIFSMNSKLLKKEKTIRVYVPVDYEVTKKRYPVLYMHDGQNVFEDKDAIRGKSLGLKRFLDEQRLDIMVVAIDTIPILEERINELCPWVNGAYTEKLLGAPSTLGGNGETYLSFIVEELKPYIDQAYRTIPDATAMAGISLGGLMSTYAACRHPHIFKRIAVFSSAFFRNQEKIEELIQETDLSSVEAFYMDCGTAESMDARTSQEFLNSNKRVHQHLRQKFTFLEFKILEGEEHDYSNFRKRVPEVIKQLLGS; encoded by the coding sequence ATGGATATCTTCTCGATGAACAGCAAACTATTAAAAAAGGAAAAGACCATTCGCGTCTATGTGCCAGTAGATTATGAAGTGACGAAAAAGCGATATCCTGTCTTATATATGCATGATGGACAGAACGTATTTGAAGACAAGGATGCCATTCGTGGAAAGTCTTTAGGATTGAAGCGATTTTTGGATGAGCAAAGACTCGATATCATGGTCGTGGCAATTGACACCATCCCTATTTTGGAGGAAAGAATCAATGAATTGTGTCCTTGGGTGAACGGTGCTTATACGGAAAAGCTTCTCGGGGCACCTAGTACACTTGGCGGTAATGGGGAAACGTATCTGTCCTTTATCGTTGAGGAATTAAAACCATACATCGATCAAGCTTATCGTACGATTCCTGACGCGACTGCCATGGCAGGGATTTCACTTGGGGGATTGATGTCGACTTATGCAGCTTGCCGCCATCCTCACATTTTCAAAAGAATTGCCGTTTTTTCTTCTGCATTCTTCAGAAATCAAGAAAAAATCGAAGAATTGATTCAAGAAACAGATCTATCATCGGTCGAAGCATTTTATATGGATTGCGGAACGGCTGAGAGCATGGATGCCCGAACGAGTCAGGAATTCCTCAATTCAAATAAAAGGGTTCATCAACATCTTCGGCAGAAATTCACGTTTCTTGAATTTAAGATCCTTGAAGGAGAAGAACACGATTATTCCAATTTTAGAAAGAGAGTTCCAGAAGTGATAAAACAACTGTTAGGATCTTAA
- a CDS encoding GNAT family N-acetyltransferase — MKVIETERLILRRFMPDDAPFMLELMNDADYIKNIGDRGIRTKEEAKNSLLNGPMKMYEEHGFGLFLTELKENHTPMGMCGLIKREGLEDVDIGYAFLPGYRGKGYAVEAAKASLEYGKNDQKLKRVVAITSVDNEGSIKLLERIGLQYEKLVTLPNDDEELKLFGINF; from the coding sequence ATGAAAGTAATCGAAACGGAACGTCTGATATTGCGCAGGTTCATGCCAGATGATGCACCATTTATGCTTGAGCTGATGAATGACGCGGATTATATAAAAAATATCGGCGACAGGGGAATCCGGACAAAAGAGGAAGCAAAAAATAGCCTATTGAATGGGCCCATGAAAATGTATGAGGAGCACGGCTTCGGCCTCTTTTTAACTGAATTGAAGGAAAATCATACGCCTATGGGGATGTGCGGCCTGATCAAAAGAGAGGGTCTCGAGGATGTCGATATCGGATATGCCTTTCTCCCTGGGTACCGTGGAAAGGGATACGCAGTGGAAGCCGCAAAAGCTTCATTGGAATATGGCAAAAATGATCAAAAACTAAAAAGGGTCGTTGCCATTACATCCGTCGACAATGAAGGTTCGATCAAACTTCTAGAAAGAATAGGCTTGCAATACGAAAAGCTGGTCACTTTGCCGAATGATGATGAGGAATTAAAGCTATTTGGAATCAATTTTTAA
- a CDS encoding LrgB family protein — MGTTLINILMTIMVYAGARQLAKKVNSPLATPVFTSTLVIIALLIGFREDYDQYKPARDIMTFLLGPATVALAIPIYENRELIKKRLVPAAAGLVIGIISTILSAVWLSIALGLSEKIQATAAVKAVTTPVAIETTKLIGGDPALAAAFVITAGIFGAVFGAVLLNIMGITDPFSRGLGIGTVSHGIGTSQAIVQGPIQGAVSSAAMGLSAIITALILPWIYPWIQ, encoded by the coding sequence ATGGGCACAACGCTGATTAATATTCTCATGACCATAATGGTTTATGCCGGAGCCCGCCAGCTGGCAAAGAAGGTAAACTCACCGCTTGCTACCCCGGTTTTTACATCAACTTTAGTCATCATTGCTCTACTCATCGGATTTCGGGAAGACTATGACCAGTATAAGCCGGCAAGGGATATCATGACTTTTTTGCTGGGGCCGGCAACTGTGGCGCTAGCGATTCCCATCTATGAAAATCGTGAACTAATTAAGAAGCGCCTTGTGCCTGCAGCTGCGGGGCTTGTAATCGGAATCATTTCTACGATTCTCTCTGCTGTTTGGTTGTCGATTGCGCTTGGACTATCTGAAAAAATCCAAGCCACAGCAGCGGTTAAAGCGGTGACGACACCGGTAGCGATTGAGACGACAAAATTAATCGGGGGAGATCCCGCACTTGCAGCTGCCTTTGTTATAACCGCAGGAATTTTTGGGGCAGTTTTTGGAGCGGTTCTTCTGAATATAATGGGAATCACAGATCCATTTTCAAGGGGATTGGGAATCGGGACGGTCTCCCATGGCATCGGGACAAGTCAAGCCATTGTACAAGGACCAATTCAAGGTGCGGTATCCAGTGCAGCGATGGGATTGTCCGCAATCATCACTGCGTTGATCCTTCCATGGATTTACCCTTGGATTCAATAG
- a CDS encoding CidA/LrgA family protein has translation MLRFLLQLGFLTVIYYVSAWVVGILNLLIPAGVFGMILMYVLLSTGVIKMSYISKGSAFLIRHLGFFFIPIAVGLMAYGGLIKTSGIQILIMIVFSTVIGLGVTAGVSQLFSKREEARHGHNAD, from the coding sequence ATGCTGAGATTTTTGCTGCAATTGGGATTTCTGACAGTGATTTATTACGTATCTGCATGGGTGGTTGGCATACTCAATTTACTCATTCCAGCTGGGGTATTCGGCATGATATTAATGTATGTCCTCCTTTCGACAGGTGTAATAAAGATGTCTTACATATCAAAAGGATCTGCATTTTTGATCCGGCATTTAGGGTTCTTTTTCATCCCGATTGCGGTTGGCCTGATGGCTTATGGGGGACTGATTAAAACGAGCGGTATTCAAATCCTGATCATGATTGTCTTCAGTACGGTCATTGGTTTGGGAGTGACGGCTGGCGTATCCCAGCTTTTTTCGAAGAGGGAGGAGGCCAGGCATGGGCACAACGCTGATTAA
- a CDS encoding M42 family metallopeptidase, with product MNLLKELTEAYGAPGFEGAVRKIIKKELEKAGASILTDRLGGIVGEKKGTESDVKILLAGHMDEVGFMVKEITKEGYLYFAPLGGWWDQVLLAQRVKVITEKKEFTGVIGSKPPHILTAEERSKVYPMKEMFIDIGAKSDEMVKKWGIQVGDPILPICPYELLSDNDTILAKAMDNRAGCYLALETLKGLQNGQHPNTVYAGATVQEEVGLRGATTLPYIIDPDIAIALDMGISKDDPSHSGSKNVSLGKGPLITFLDSSMIPNVRFRNFIIETAEKNNIPYQVDLLLGGGTDAGKFHMHKAGIPSIVIGVATRYMHSHASMASKQDLENAVKLLVALVNALDKKTVNQFINY from the coding sequence ATGAATCTATTGAAGGAATTGACGGAAGCTTATGGAGCGCCGGGATTTGAAGGGGCGGTCCGTAAAATCATAAAAAAAGAGTTGGAAAAAGCCGGCGCCAGTATTTTAACGGACCGTTTAGGCGGGATCGTGGGTGAGAAAAAAGGAACTGAATCAGATGTAAAGATCCTGCTTGCGGGCCATATGGATGAAGTCGGCTTCATGGTCAAGGAGATCACGAAGGAAGGGTATTTGTATTTTGCACCTCTTGGCGGCTGGTGGGATCAGGTTTTGCTGGCGCAGCGGGTAAAAGTCATCACTGAAAAGAAAGAATTTACAGGTGTGATTGGCTCGAAGCCACCGCATATCCTGACAGCTGAAGAACGAAGCAAAGTGTACCCGATGAAAGAAATGTTCATCGATATTGGGGCAAAAAGTGATGAGATGGTAAAGAAGTGGGGGATTCAAGTAGGCGATCCGATCCTCCCGATCTGTCCATATGAACTCCTTTCCGACAACGATACGATTTTGGCAAAAGCAATGGATAACCGCGCGGGCTGCTATCTCGCTCTTGAGACACTGAAAGGGCTGCAAAATGGCCAGCATCCGAATACGGTTTATGCAGGGGCGACCGTGCAGGAAGAGGTAGGATTGCGCGGGGCCACTACACTGCCATATATCATCGACCCCGATATCGCCATTGCGCTCGACATGGGGATATCCAAGGATGACCCGAGCCATAGTGGAAGCAAAAACGTCAGCCTTGGAAAAGGACCGCTTATTACGTTCCTGGATTCTTCAATGATACCGAACGTACGGTTCCGCAATTTCATCATTGAAACGGCGGAGAAAAATAACATCCCGTATCAAGTCGATCTGCTCCTCGGAGGCGGAACCGACGCAGGTAAATTCCACATGCACAAAGCTGGGATCCCAAGCATCGTCATCGGCGTCGCCACGCGCTATATGCACAGCCACGCCTCGATGGCCAGCAAGCAGGACCTTGAAAATGCAGTCAAACTGCTGGTTGCACTGGTCAACGCGCTCGACAAGAAAACCGTGAACCAATTTATTAATTATTGA
- the mctP gene encoding monocarboxylate uptake permease MctP: protein MNWTALSVFILFFIFVTVIGFYAARWRKGDLTQLDEWGLAGRRFGTVVTWFLLGGDLYTAYTFIAVPALLYGAGAMGFFAVPYTIVVYPFIFVVMPRLWSVSRKHGYVTASDFVRGRYNSSTLALAVAITGILATMPYIALQLVGMQAVISAMGFKNTGLAGELPLIIAFAILAVYTYSSGLRAPASIAIVKDVMIYITIIVAVIVIPMKLGGFGTIFDSAKEALSTHNPPGSFILGKGSFMAYGTLAFGSALALFLYPHSLTGVLSSNSRNTIKKNAAILPAYSLVLGFITLLGFMALAAHVNAKSGNDAIPALFLQMFPDWFSGFAFAAIAIGALVPAAIMSIAAANLFTRNIYREYINPNCSPKQESGMAKLISLLVKVGALGFIIFFPKEYAINLQLLGGIWILQTFPSVIIGLYTNWFNRWALVIGWFVGMLAGTMMAFSQNLKSIYPLHLFGSTITGYAALYALILNFIVAIILTYVFKAMGMNNGKDQTTEEDYKAA, encoded by the coding sequence ATGAACTGGACAGCGCTTAGTGTTTTCATTCTATTTTTTATTTTCGTAACCGTTATCGGTTTCTATGCAGCCAGATGGCGTAAAGGAGATTTAACCCAGCTTGATGAGTGGGGACTTGCCGGCAGAAGATTCGGTACGGTCGTAACATGGTTTCTTCTAGGCGGTGACCTATACACCGCGTATACATTTATCGCAGTACCGGCGCTATTATATGGGGCAGGGGCGATGGGTTTTTTTGCTGTTCCTTATACGATAGTTGTTTATCCGTTTATTTTCGTTGTGATGCCTCGTCTTTGGTCAGTTTCTCGAAAACATGGTTATGTAACCGCTTCCGATTTTGTCCGGGGCAGATACAATAGCAGTACATTAGCACTGGCTGTTGCGATAACAGGAATATTGGCGACTATGCCTTACATTGCTCTTCAACTTGTCGGGATGCAGGCAGTCATTTCGGCAATGGGATTTAAAAATACAGGGCTCGCTGGGGAACTTCCGCTGATCATCGCATTTGCCATTCTTGCTGTATATACGTATTCCAGTGGACTTCGAGCACCGGCATCGATCGCTATTGTAAAGGACGTAATGATTTACATAACGATTATCGTGGCCGTCATCGTCATTCCAATGAAGCTAGGTGGTTTTGGAACGATTTTTGATTCAGCAAAGGAGGCTTTATCCACCCATAACCCACCAGGCTCTTTCATCCTAGGAAAAGGGTCATTCATGGCATATGGAACGCTTGCTTTCGGATCTGCACTTGCATTATTCCTATATCCGCATTCCTTGACAGGGGTGCTCAGTTCGAATAGCCGTAATACAATTAAAAAGAATGCCGCTATATTGCCTGCGTATTCCCTAGTGCTTGGATTCATTACATTGCTCGGATTCATGGCTTTAGCAGCACATGTCAATGCAAAGTCAGGTAATGATGCTATTCCAGCTTTGTTTTTGCAAATGTTCCCTGATTGGTTCAGTGGTTTTGCATTTGCAGCCATTGCAATTGGGGCGCTTGTTCCTGCAGCGATTATGTCCATTGCTGCAGCCAACTTGTTTACACGAAATATTTACCGTGAGTATATCAATCCGAATTGTTCACCTAAACAGGAATCAGGGATGGCAAAGCTCATTTCGCTTCTAGTAAAAGTGGGGGCACTTGGCTTTATCATTTTCTTCCCGAAAGAATATGCCATCAATTTGCAGCTTTTAGGGGGGATTTGGATATTGCAAACCTTCCCGTCGGTGATCATTGGGCTCTACACAAATTGGTTTAATCGCTGGGCTCTTGTCATCGGATGGTTTGTAGGTATGCTGGCAGGTACGATGATGGCGTTTTCGCAAAATTTAAAATCAATCTATCCACTTCACTTGTTTGGTTCGACAATAACCGGCTACGCAGCTCTTTATGCGCTTATCCTCAATTTTATCGTAGCGATCATCCTAACCTATGTCTTTAAGGCAATGGGAATGAACAACGGAAAAGACCAAACGACAGAAGAAGATTACAAAGCAGCATAA
- a CDS encoding DUF3311 domain-containing protein produces MNTEKSRKSKFSFWYVLLLVPFITTLFPGMYAFDEPRLMGFPFFYWYQLAMILLSGVLTIIVYVKTKEK; encoded by the coding sequence ATGAATACGGAAAAAAGTCGAAAATCGAAATTTAGCTTTTGGTATGTACTTTTGTTAGTCCCGTTTATCACAACGCTGTTCCCAGGTATGTACGCATTTGATGAACCAAGGCTTATGGGTTTTCCGTTTTTTTATTGGTATCAGCTTGCGATGATCCTGCTATCAGGGGTGTTAACCATCATCGTATACGTGAAAACGAAGGAAAAGTAA
- a CDS encoding sigma-70 family RNA polymerase sigma factor translates to MIAINELVAAAQNGDENAFITLFQQYEVDLYRIAYVYTKNQDDALDVVQETAYRSFKNIHTLKEPKYFKTWLIKIAMSCATDILRKKKKVVFLDTELKPPVQSTEVDLPLTISLKSLINNLKEDEKKIVMLKYYYDYTFKEISNIMQVPIGTIKSILYRSLNKLKHQFKEGETS, encoded by the coding sequence GTGATTGCGATTAACGAGTTAGTGGCCGCTGCTCAAAATGGAGATGAAAATGCATTTATAACATTATTCCAACAATATGAGGTAGATCTATACAGAATTGCATATGTGTATACGAAAAATCAGGATGATGCATTGGATGTGGTGCAGGAAACCGCCTATCGCTCTTTTAAAAACATCCATACGCTGAAGGAGCCAAAATATTTCAAAACCTGGCTGATCAAAATTGCCATGAGCTGTGCAACGGATATACTTCGGAAGAAAAAGAAAGTGGTTTTTTTGGACACAGAACTAAAGCCACCTGTTCAATCCACGGAAGTAGATCTACCATTGACGATTTCCTTAAAGAGCTTAATTAACAACTTAAAAGAAGATGAAAAAAAAATCGTAATGCTTAAATATTATTATGATTACACATTCAAGGAGATTTCCAACATCATGCAAGTCCCGATTGGAACGATTAAATCCATACTCTATCGATCATTGAACAAGTTGAAACATCAATTTAAGGAGGGCGAAACCTCATGA
- the kduD gene encoding 2-dehydro-3-deoxy-D-gluconate 5-dehydrogenase KduD, translating into MFLESMFSLKGKTALVTGAASGIGQAIAIGLAKAGADVVITGNRTSLDETLGLIEQEGKKAFPLMIDLGKSDQIHEKMQELLADRAIDILVNNAGTIRRDKASEYSSENWREVMAVNLDAVFHLTQIVARPMLERQAGKIISIASLLSFQGGLFVPAYAASKHAVAGLTKSFANEWAKHNVQVNAIAPGYIETKNTEAIREDPERAQSILSRIPAERWGQPDDLTGAAIFLASPASDYVSGHTLVVDGGWMGR; encoded by the coding sequence ATGTTCTTGGAGTCAATGTTTTCTTTAAAAGGGAAGACGGCGCTTGTAACGGGTGCCGCGTCAGGGATCGGGCAGGCAATCGCCATTGGATTGGCAAAGGCAGGCGCTGATGTTGTCATTACCGGAAACCGAACAAGCTTGGACGAAACGCTAGGGTTGATTGAACAGGAAGGAAAAAAAGCATTTCCATTGATGATTGACTTAGGAAAGTCAGATCAGATTCATGAAAAAATGCAAGAGCTCCTTGCCGATCGGGCAATTGATATCCTGGTGAACAATGCAGGGACGATCCGAAGGGACAAAGCATCTGAATATTCGTCGGAAAATTGGCGTGAGGTCATGGCTGTGAACTTGGACGCCGTGTTCCATCTCACTCAGATTGTTGCCAGGCCGATGCTGGAAAGGCAGGCGGGCAAGATTATTTCAATTGCATCTTTGTTATCGTTCCAAGGAGGGCTGTTCGTCCCGGCATATGCCGCGAGCAAGCATGCTGTGGCAGGATTGACGAAATCATTTGCCAATGAGTGGGCGAAACACAATGTCCAAGTGAACGCCATCGCGCCAGGGTACATTGAAACCAAAAACACGGAAGCGATCCGTGAAGACCCTGAACGTGCACAATCCATTCTTTCACGCATCCCGGCGGAAAGATGGGGCCAGCCGGATGACTTAACCGGTGCCGCCATCTTCCTTGCATCACCGGCATCCGACTACGTATCCGGCCACACCCTCGTCGTCGACGGCGGCTGGATGGGAAGATAA
- the kduI gene encoding 5-dehydro-4-deoxy-D-glucuronate isomerase, whose translation MEFRYATNPEEAKHYTTQELREKYLGERLFLNGEINMLYTHEDRMIIGGAVPGTEELLLESSDDLKTDYFLERRELGIINVGGEGLVFVEGDEYRLKKRDCLYVGLGNKRVSFKSASPQNPAKFYLVSTLAHQAYPTKKVAIDDAQPAQMGSLSESNERTIYKYIHADGIQSCQLMLGMTLLEPNNMWNTMPAHLHDRRSEIYFYFDMPEDGRVFHFMGQPEETRHLVVKNEEVVISPAWSIHSGVGTSNYTFIWAMAGENYTFTDMDAVDMKKLK comes from the coding sequence ATGGAATTCAGGTATGCAACCAATCCAGAAGAAGCGAAGCATTACACTACACAGGAATTACGGGAGAAGTATCTAGGTGAAAGATTGTTTTTGAATGGGGAAATCAATATGCTCTACACCCATGAAGATCGTATGATCATTGGAGGGGCTGTCCCTGGTACAGAAGAGCTCTTGTTGGAGTCATCCGATGACCTGAAAACGGATTACTTCTTGGAACGCAGGGAATTGGGTATCATCAATGTAGGGGGAGAAGGGCTTGTATTTGTCGAAGGCGATGAATATAGATTGAAGAAAAGGGATTGCCTGTATGTTGGGCTTGGCAATAAAAGAGTCTCATTCAAAAGTGCATCCCCTCAAAACCCGGCAAAGTTTTATCTTGTCTCCACACTTGCTCATCAAGCATACCCCACAAAAAAAGTGGCCATCGATGATGCACAGCCGGCACAGATGGGCTCGCTGAGTGAATCGAATGAACGGACCATTTATAAATACATTCATGCGGATGGAATCCAGAGCTGTCAATTAATGCTTGGCATGACACTTCTCGAACCAAATAATATGTGGAACACGATGCCCGCCCATCTTCATGATCGACGGAGCGAAATCTATTTCTATTTTGATATGCCGGAAGATGGCAGGGTATTTCATTTTATGGGCCAGCCTGAAGAAACGAGGCATCTCGTCGTCAAGAATGAGGAAGTGGTCATTTCTCCTGCTTGGTCTATCCACTCTGGCGTCGGTACGAGCAATTATACATTTATCTGGGCGATGGCAGGTGAAAATTACACTTTCACCGACATGGACGCGGTTGACATGAAAAAGCTTAAATAG
- a CDS encoding YesL family protein produces the protein MPRLTGGLYTVMEWITRLVYLQFLWTVFLIFGLGVLGIFPSTFAMFAVARQWIRRQEDLPMTKYFWQMYRRDWLMANLIGWGMTAGSFILYFYHRLFLSFHGVLPFIISVLLLVVMAVYTMMLIMVIPVYVHYRLRWKEFIKCTALIAVSHPFHVAAIASVLFAGVLLLKMVPGFLPFFSVSPVCLAVMWLAHLAFQRIEKSRVMLIN, from the coding sequence ATGCCTAGGCTCACAGGAGGATTGTATACGGTAATGGAATGGATTACCCGTCTTGTTTACCTTCAATTTCTTTGGACCGTATTTTTGATATTTGGATTAGGGGTTCTCGGAATATTTCCATCAACCTTTGCGATGTTTGCAGTTGCCCGCCAATGGATCCGCAGGCAAGAGGACTTGCCGATGACAAAGTATTTTTGGCAAATGTATCGACGGGATTGGCTTATGGCCAACTTGATTGGATGGGGAATGACAGCAGGCAGTTTCATTCTATATTTTTACCATCGCCTGTTCCTGAGCTTTCATGGGGTATTGCCGTTTATTATCTCAGTACTTCTACTTGTTGTCATGGCAGTGTATACCATGATGCTGATCATGGTCATTCCCGTTTATGTACATTATCGCCTTAGATGGAAGGAGTTCATCAAATGCACCGCCTTGATCGCTGTTTCACATCCTTTTCATGTAGCAGCGATCGCTTCTGTTTTATTTGCTGGTGTTCTCTTATTGAAAATGGTCCCCGGTTTTCTTCCATTTTTCAGTGTCAGCCCGGTATGCTTAGCCGTCATGTGGCTGGCCCATCTGGCCTTTCAGCGAATCGAAAAAAGTCGAGTGATGCTGATAAATTGA